DNA from Rosa rugosa chromosome 6, drRosRugo1.1, whole genome shotgun sequence:
agtatgacatgaatcagcgagttggactactcgggattcatgaatacagtatgacatgaaagtagagagttgaattactcttgatcatgaatacaccTTTATTATTTAAAATGTGTCGAGTGGTGAGTGATGAGATTGTTGGAAAATGGTTTGGAAATGGAGGtggaatgatttgttttgaattggGTTGAGTGGTAAGGATTGAGGTTGGGggtgtttacttgagttaaagtaTTTGTGAGATAATAAAATCAACCTttccttcttgtttactcatacgagctttgcaaaaagcttaccgggttttgtgttgttgcaatcccggtacactattcaaacggtgtagcgggtaatcctacaggtcaggaaaatcaggaaggtgatcgagctgcgtagagtagttgcatttgtgtgaatctgactttcttttgtgaggtgtgttatgctcatttgagctacatttatatttggagagagtgtgctgtaatcaataaactccttgaggatttggttatgtaatattgggtggtgtgaggtgtgtttgttctgagaaaaaatttcagaacgttattgtaataattattattcatgtttcggatttgaatttgttattcaaaattcggggcgtgacagttacTGACAAGCTTCAGTTCTTCAAGTATGTATCAGTAACCTGTAATTCAATAAAATAGCAAGACTGTAAGGAACTGAGAAACAAACCGAACAGTTGGGACGAAATTAACAAAAGCCCAGCTCTAAAAGTTATGCATGAGTAGAAACTTACAATTGGCCAAAAGAAAACACACAGAAAATGATCAAATTAAGGAAAAAGGAAGCAGCTAGCCAGCTACAACAAGAGACAGATATTGGAAAGAGGGGAGAAAGAGGTAGacatttttttcttccttttcaaaTTAGATAAATACCAGTCGTTGAATATCACAGCTAATTCTCTCAAGTCATCAAGTGTATAGTCATTCTTTAATTAAACAAAAGATTAGAGTCATCAAGTGCATATTAAATAGGAAATATTTTGACCATTTGAATCTTAAAACTAATCTGAATAACAAAATTCTGTCATCATCTGATCATCCTTACATAGAAACTAAGTGGAGACTAACGTCAGAATCTATCTATTTTATTTGGGGAAGTAAAATTCATTGTGAAATTTGTCAATGTGTTAACAAAATGACcattataaaaattgaaaaaaagtctaataaatgtagtttttttaagttaaaaatgatttttaagtgttttgacaaatataccctcaattttaacggcttctaacggtagaattaacggcagtgagttaagtgaaagacggatgtaaaactgagtgagttaagtgatatttttgaaaatacagtgagttaagtgtcgaataagtcataactcagtgaccctTATGGTAAATCTTCAGAAAAAGGTCCAAGCCCAAATATGCATTTTTCAGATTTAGCATTTGTCGGTTTCTCTGGGACAGATGAAGCCTGAAGGATTGTCTTTGTTCTTTCAAAAGGAAAAGGTCCAAAGCCCAAATATCATTGATAGACAAGTCTCAAATTTGCACGACTGATAGTCATAACAAGTCTCGAATTTGTAGCAGAAAATAGAGTGACCTAAATGGCTTCCTCTTTTCAACATGTACCATACTCTAAATTATCTTACTTAAAAGGAAGGCATCTTGATCTGCTCCAAAGTTTTGTATCGAGATCGATGTCATCATGTGGCTTGAGTCAGAGGTAATGGCCGGCCTATACTAGAATCTAAGCATCTCTACATCATCAACTGCATGCTTCTTATTCACAACTCCTTCTATTACACACAAAAAAGACGTTAGAATATAATGAAAGATCTCAAGCTCAGAATAAGTATATGTAATGTATGCACAAGACCGCTGTAGCAAATTTTTTGGCTGCTAAAGTCCTAAAGAAGAAAGCAACCAATAGTTAGGCTTCAAAGTCAGATGGCTGTCGATATGGCTCATGTCACACCCTACAGTCTACAAGCTTGTAGATTATATTCCCTTAAGCAGATTTAGTCGTCAGACTGAGACGTTGAATTGTTAATTTGTAGGCTGCTGTTTACTTTGCTTATGGTAACTTTCCACTTTCAGGGGATCCACCATCTACGGTGTAGATGGTATCATTTCAAAATGGCATTGACATTACAGAGCACATTCCAGATCTCCAGTACATAGGCAGATTCCCTACTATAATCTGTTAAAAGAACTAAACTCAATCTGGGGTGAAAATGTTTGTTAGAATGCCGGAAAGAAGTTGAGATATGGAGCCGTATAGGTAAATATATAGTGTTAAAGGGAGTAGGAAAATACAAAGAGGCTAAAACATGTGTTCGGTGATTCACACGCAATTTACGTGTGTTTCTAGCCctaattaccttgaaattagcGAATACTGAAACATTATTTCgtagtattactttgtttttcttcatttgtagaaaattatggtcaagagaggaaaaaaacGAAAGAAGTAGTGAATTCGagcaaaaagtcaactccgacTGAATGACGAAAAGTCAACTAGTTAACCATCgggtcaaccaagtcaacttgGCCCAATAACAAGAAGTCTGaggcccaagaccaaagaagcacacatgtgaagacccaagcccatttatattacatctttgtattcaaatttcaaattcaaaatcaatgtaatgataataataattagTGGACTACATACcacacacatcacacatgtTGATGAGATATTTATTTATGTTCACACTAGGcacacactcacttacacttttaccctccggttttctttatattttccaaaatgttttctaatcttctaattctctacatttttattaggttattttagtcttttcattttaccCATTTTCTATTTGTTTTTGAGCCCTTGGATCCAGGGTACAAGTCCAATCTTGACCCTTGAACCCAAGGGGGTATTAAAGCACATTTGCACACACATTTCACAAGCTTAAAACCCATTTTTCTACACCCTAGGCCGAATTTGGGACTTCTCTCCcttctcacctcttcttctcttcttcatcctccaTTCTTCACATGTAAGCTTGCACAAGGAGGAGGCACACACATTTCCGGTATCTAGGTCATCATCTCTACACCATGGCTTCTCTTGGCTTCATAAGGGTAGCAAGAGAAGCCATGAAGTTATGGCAATAGCTAGTGACAAGCTTTGCCTTAACTTTCAGTCTTTCATGGATTTCCCCTCtctttccctcttctttctctctctcttatttcttgcttatggtgttgtttgatgtgtattaatatatacttgtgtgtgacctctcatggttttagggttttgaaacccaAGTTTAGTTTTATATGGTTTTATTgaggaattaataaaattgatgtttattcatatgatttgtgtactcttgctttaatttcttcactctAGATGTATGATTTAGGTTTTCCCCTCCTTAATCTATGTTTGGTGTGTTGGAATTGAAATATTAAATTAgggaatttatatttcaatttagaTTATGGCATGAGTATGGTGGAATTTGCCCATTGCATATCTCTATTTCCATTTAGATTTCTTAGATTGTGGTTCTCCAATCACCCAATTTTGAGTATTATTACCCATGATTGTCGGAATAGTATTCAGAATTGTTGGGTAAGGTAATTgttatcacaagtactcttttcGACCTTATTATTTGTGGTGATGGTTGTTAGAATGTGTTACAATCGATTGTCGAAACATAAAGCATTTAGTTTTGAGCACTtatggccctaacaaggcataaggtttgagactagtatagggtagccaaaaactaagtattctttcttctttttgtttttgcttagggtttgactactattttatgacaatcaatttagttttcttttcaacctcttaatgctaaatggaaatccgacaaaacatttgaagcatCATTTGAATTAATCATTATCATTCCATACGATTTTAAATTTGTGTGGAGAACCTTGAATTCCATGGTGACCCTTGATGCGATGCATCTCATCATTCTATCTATCTTATTTTTATATCGTAGTTAGTTagtttatttatcatttatgaaaatccaaaaaaCATTGTGACTTTTCCACTACCATTCATTTGTAAATCTATGTGAGCGTGAGCATTACAAGCACTTTCGTGTGTTTCACGGTCCTATTTAGGCCTTGCTTGGTGCAAGGCCATCTATGTGACTTTGTGTGATGCAAAGTCATGCTTGAATGAGGCTCGGTGCCttgtttagcattttttttctatttttatttttttgtgcaAGTGATTTTCGGTGACCTAGAACCATAGGATTCTTAGCTAGCTCGTAATCCCAAAGGTACAATAAACCGGGACGTAAATACTTCCCATCTTTGATAACCGTGTTGATTGTTACGCGATAGGCGAATGAAAAACGTTCAAATCATTCGGAAAAATGCTTCAAATAGAATTGGCTGCAATGTGCAAAAATCTAAAGTTCTAAACTCTTCAAGAATATTTAAGGGAGTTGGGACACCTTAGCCATGTGTTTAAACAGGACACATGAAAGCTTTTTCCTATAAAAGGAAAAGGTTCAAGCCTACGCTTAGCCAATGTCATCGATAAAGAAGTAAAAGAAGCATATGGGTGGCTAACAAAGGCTCCCTTTTATCCTGTAATTAGTCTTTAATTGATTTACAATATCCTTCAATTCTTAGGAATATTATAGGACAGTTCCCTAATACAAAAACCAACTTCGGCTCAGGTTTCCTATTGCAGCCAACTAAATAAAAGCATCGATCACTCTGTTGCCTAATCAAAACAGGTACGAATAGAAATTTTCTAGGTAGAAGAATCTCTTGAGTCTTAGAAATAGTATTAGCCACTCCCACTCAAGGAACTTTATCAATCTTGAAAAGTAAAAGAATATTGTGAATAATCTCAAcatcttagtttttttttccgTCAAGATCTCAACATCATAGTTACCATTGCCCAGCTAAGAATGATGAACTACCAAAGCCATCTTTTGGCATCAAAATTCTAGGAAAAGTGGGTTGACTATATAACTTTATGAAATCATGCAGGACAGTTTTGAAGCATAGCTAGCTGCATAGATAGGCCTGATTGTTCTTGACCAAAATAGCTGGCCACGATTATTTTTTGGCAGTGTGAGAACTGAGAACTCAAGAGAACACAATGTTTGATATATATAGGCCTAGGAAGAATTTTCAACAGATTAGCTGATTAAGACTCAGTTTTGACCTATAAAGTTATGCCAATTCTTGTATTGTGTCATTGTGTGCATGGAAGAAGTAGGGTGACATAGGAGTACGTATATGAGTGAACTTCCTCGTTCACAACCTTTTGGAAGTTACATATATCTATATTCAGTTTCCATTATCTGAATATGCTAAAACACAATTAATATAAAAAATCATATatgttgagaaaaaaaaatcgatCAATTTGAACATAAAATTATCAGAACATGATGTCTAATGAACAATTAGTTTTCATTCATTCGACATGACTATATAGGTTTGCTAATTAGAGTTGCTAGTTATGTGACACAAATACAGAAACGAGATGTGTCAAACACGAATGACACGAAAAAAACTCTACTCTTCAGATGAGGGTTCTAGAGAATGCATTGGACAAATTAGCTACCGAATTACAAGTTTAAATCAAGTATCTAATTCCAAAGGAAGCAAAGAGGATTATCATATTgacaacccaaaaaaaaaaaaggaattaagaaaaaaattgagaatAAAAACATGTTATATTTAGTGGACCACCATTAATGAAGAAGGCTTTTTGGTCTGATGCTAATCTAAAGCTGCGTTTGGCTCTGATCAACTCGGCACTTTTGGCGGGTATAAAGCGAAGACGTCGTTCATTGGACAACGGCCGCACTTTCCAGACCTCCAAACACACCCCTAACCCCCCCAGTTGACACAGCAAAAGCTGAAAAGTGCAATGGCACTTCCGTAAATTAATCGAATATCCAGACCGCTTTTAACCAACCCAAAAACGACCTTTCAATTATTAACCCGCGCGAAATTCATAAATTCGTTACAcacaaaaaaaagttcaaaaccAGAAAGCAAAGCAAGAAAAGCAGAAAGAACATTCTTTCGTTTAATCTCCAACTCTCCAATCCACGGCGATGCGTCTGCACACCGCACCTTTCTTCTTCGTTCCGATTCCTTGTGCTGTCCTGCACCGCAAACTTTAGTGTTCTCCGCTTCACCAGATTCCCTAGCCCTCTCGCCGGGGCCGCACACAACTTGATTGTATAAATATGCGAGTGTGGACATTCTGTCTCTGATCGAACTCCCCCACTTTATTTTTTTGGAGATCAGAAGTCGGATTTCGATTGCTTTAGTGCCGAAGCGAAGAATCTGTCGAGAAAAtgactttctttctctctcagaGATTCCATCTTTCTCTCTCCGCTTTTTAATTTGGACGATGCCTATTGCCTTGTTCTTCTTCCCCTTTTCTTTCAAACCGTCCGTCAAATAattcctctttctctttctctctctctctctctctctctgtggttTCCGTCCTTTTCAAGCTCCTTGGTGATTCCGGCGAAGCCTAGAGCTATAATAGGAGCTTCATTTCAGTCTTTCATGGCTCCCTCAGGTGTCAACCAGCTCTCTCACCCTTGTGTTTATGGTATAATCTATATTTTCCTGATATCAAGACTCAGCAATTCGGCTAGttcatcggtttttttttttttttttttttaatttggtaCCGCCTGTTTCTGTGGAAAGAATTGTAATTAGTTGGGAGATGTGGTTGAAATGTTTTTGGTAAGCAGGGGAGTTTGTTTCTTCATACGCAGAGAGGAAGTCACGCTTTATGAAATGGCTGAGTAAACTTTTCAGGAGCGGGAACAATCGAGGAGGAACTTTTGGGAATCGCAATCATCAGCTTATTGGCGACGAAAACATGGTTTGGCGTGCGCCTTTTAGATCTGTGGTTAGAACAACCTTCTCTCTTTTCTGTCGTTTCTTACTTTTTTCTGATTGTGGTTATTGGTTATGGTACTAATTAAAAGGAAGTTATGGAAAAGTTTTGTTCTAACTTGGCTGCAACTATTTAATCAAGTAATGTTGCTTCAAATTACTTGCAgtcttaaaattttaaaatgtaAATTATGACCAAGATATTTCTCTTCTTGCTATTGTTAATGGATCTAGTTACAACTTAACAAAATAACAGATTCAATCTGAAACGTTTTACTCAAGTAAGGATTCTTTTGAGGTCGCAAACAAATGGGCCGGGGTTTGGTAGAATTACCTCTGCATCTTCATTTTGCAATTTACTGCAATGTAGGGTTATAAACTTATAATGATGCCATAAAGCATTAGCTTGCAGTATATTGGTGTTACTCAACTGTCCAGAAATTTTCATATGAAAATTTTCTCATTATGTAACTTTTGCATTAGATTCTAAATTAAGACCTGACTAGTAGGTCAATAGAACCTGTAAATTGTTGTTCACAGCCAATGCTTGATGCCCTTATATGCTTTGGGTGTATATTATTAAGAACAAACATTTTGTAACAACTACAAGAGCCTTTCATTTCCCATGTACGAGTGTAACACCTATGTCTCCCAGCACAGTGGTGACTACTATTGAGTGGGTTTAGGCAAAAGGCTCCCTTCAATTATATATGACTAGATATCTGAACTTTTGTGATTTAGTTTCTCTCCTTTTTATCAGGATGAGCGGTCTAGAACccagaaagagaaagaggaatTAGACCATGCAATTGCGCTCTCTCTGGCTGAAGATTCAAAGAGACCCAGTGGTAGGCTTTATGTTCTTCAAGATCTAACTAAACTCTTTTTACTACTCTGCATAAGTTTGTgtgtttacaattatcaattATTTTAgattaatttttagtttttattcccAGGATATAGATGGCAGGACAAAGATAACGAGCTTGCTAGGTCACTTCAGGATATAAATCCACCAATATATCCTCCATATGCCCCTCCAGTTCCTCAGTATAATCCGTATGGAACTAGGTAAGAattttttgttgtacttgtaaTTCTGTGTAGCTTAGGGTCGATAATTTGATCGATTGTGTTATGAAGCTTGAAAGTTGCTGCAACTGATTACAGAATTTCATGAGTTTGTGACCACCAGAGTCTAAAGTTGGTAGCACCCTTATTCTCTCATATTGTCAAATCCTATACAATCTGAGAAGAAACAAACCAAATGCAagtttaggaaaaaaaaaaatcatgactTCCTATTTTGAACATTACTGATCCTGTCCTTTTTGCCTGTAATATGCAGAATATGTGGTGGTTGTCAGCAAGATATACGTTACGGTAATTATTTGGGCTGCATGGGGACATTTTTTCATCCTCAGTGCTTCTGCTGTCGTTCTTGTGGTCGCCCAATTGTTGAGAATGAGGTATAACTGTATTAGTTTGTCTTTCTTGGACTCAtatcatgtatatatatttgcTTTCATCTAGCCCTTACCTGTGTTTTTCTCTTGATTCAAGTTTTCTCTATCAGGGAGGGATCCTTATCATAAGTCCTGTTTTAAGGAGCTGGCCCATCCAAAATGTGAAGTTTGTCATCAATTTGTAAGAAAAGTCTACTTTGACTTATAATTCATCTAAACCTTATTATTTTCTGGGATTTGGTAACGATGGGTGATATGAATTGACATTGATAAACTTTCATTTCAATAACTTTCAGATTCCAACGAATCAAGCTGGTTTGATCGAGTATAGATGCCATCCATTTTGGTCACAAAAATACTGTCCATCACATGAACATGATAACACAGCTCGTTGCTGTAGTTGTGAACGCTTAGAGGTACTCATCTAAACCTGCACTGTGATACTTTCTCTTAAAACTCTAGAAATTGTTGAAAATGGAAATCACTGATCAAATTgtctgttttcttcttttcccttccTTACAGTCTTGGGATGCAAGATATATTTCAGTGGGAGATGGACGGAGTCTATGCTTTGAATGTATGGAATCAGCTATCATGGATACTGGTGATTGTCAGCCATTGTATCATGCCATCAGAGATTATTATGAAGGAATGAACATGAAGTTAGATCAGCAAATTCCCATGCTTCTGGTTGAAAGACAAGCACTTAACGAAGCTATTGTCGGGGAGAAGAATGTAATGATACCCTGCTCTGTTCCTTTAAGTTATAGATTATTTTGGAAGTCCATAATCTAAAACTGGTTCTTTGCAGGGCCTCCATCACATGCCCGAGACAAGGGGTTTATGCCTTTCTGAAGAGCAGACAGTCACCAGTGTATGAATCatattacaactttgacaaTCTATATTTTTCTTCGTTAATAATGAATCATTCACAAGCAGAGTCTTACCAAAGCATTTTGTCTGCTTCTCCATTTAGATACTCAAAAGGCCAAGAATTGGAGGGCATCAACTTATCGGAATGAGAACCCAACCTCAAAAGTTGACTCGAAGATGTGAAGTTACTGCCATTCTTGTTCTCTATAGCCTTCCAAGGTAATGGGAAACTTCTGCAATATCTCCTCTATATAAAACTCAGTTCTCTGCAATATTCATCTCACTATTTAGTGTCCTTTCTGGAAATGCAGATTACTAACAGGTGCTATCCTTGCTCATGAGTTGATGCACGGCTGGTTACGTCTCAAAGGTAAGTTTGTATTTCTGAAGCTCTCTCATATGAACCTTTGCATTCTCATTAGGAAATCATTTATTGAATAAACCAACTGTGCAGGCTACCGTAATCTTAATCCTGAAGTAGAGGAAGGTATCTGTCAAGTGCTTTCATACATGTGGCTTGAAACAGAAGTAATGCCAGGATTCAAAAACATGCCATCCACGTCTACATTTGCAGCTTCTTCTTCCACTTCCTCATCCTCATCGAAAAAGGGTGGAAAGTCGAATGTTGAACAGAAGCTTGGTGAATTTTTCATGCATCAAATTGCGAATGATTCTTCCCCAGCATATGGTGGAGGGTTTAGAGCAGCTAATGCAGCTGTCAATAAGTATGGTTTACGTCGTACTCTGGATCACATTCGTCTCACTGGAAATTTCCCATTGTAATACGAAAACAATATGATCCCTATTCCTGTCTCTTTTAATATAAATTATTTTGCCAGCCCCAAAAGGATTGAGCTCATCAAAGAAGCTCTAGTCCTTTGAGGATAACACATCCAATGCCACTCTTACCAATAACAATGCGtatctttgtttctttctcGTTACAGATGATCGGTTTTGTTtgataggttttttttttcatttctttttttgggaaaaagaaCCCCGTTAAATAATGTTCCTGTTTATCAGATATGGTACTGGGCAAGAGACGATCCTTGGGGATATGTAACATGAAAATAATAGgaataataaattaaaaaaaaaaaaatagggaagGACTGTTACTATTTGGAGTTGCTTAAATGGTCCATGTAGTGCCTAGTCATGGACTCCCTCACTCATACAAACTCATACAAAATTAAACTTCCGGAAAGCAAAGTGGGTAACAACATAGccttctttttttcctcttaAGAAATAGAAGAATACATTAGAACTACGACAAAATAGTCATTAGTCATTACTGATGCAAGAATTGCAGCCCAGCAAAAAGAAGATTTAATATTCTTTTTAGAACTGTGAGAGAAAGTGTGTTGCATACATTTCTAAGTGTAATATTGGATCCTAAATCTATACATGGAAAAATGCTAGTATCTCACAGCAGCATTGCAAAAACTACCATGAGATTAGTTATAACAATTTCAAATCACATCCTCCTCTTTAGTATCTCCCTTAAAAAGATGTGCACCTACTATATAGTAGCACTAACATCTGCAAGAAGCATCTTCAGTGTCTCGTATGTCATAAAACAAATGCCGACACCAGGTACCACTTTGTAGTATTCCGGTAGAATTCCTCTATACAAGCCGCGCAAGCCTTCTGTCCTGAATATGTGCTTAAATGTACCGAAAAGACCTGTTGTGTAGACACGCGCTCGGCCACCAGCCCCTTCCAACTGTTTGCGCCGCCTCACGAGATCCAATGGAAATGTTGCTGCATAATAGAGTGAGAATGAAATATAAGGAGGTAACACAATTATTGCATGACACTCCTTCATACTCTATGATGTGAATTCTACAAGGTCAAAAACCTCATCAACCACAAACAGAACAAGGCTATTGTAATCATGCAGACCAAAGAACAAATCCATAACAAGCAAACAAATTAAACCAGGCCAATGAAGACGAAAACTTCAGACCACAAAGACAAAAAGATAAAGTTGCAACATATGATCACATAAACATGCAAGCATATTGTTCGGAATTTGTCACATTCAAATTGAACATTCTTGTTATTTAATTAACACCACTGCAACCACGCTTTGTAAAAAGGTATGGCATGAAAACCACGAATAAGGTCCCATAACTGCTCCTTGACTGATTGTATTTATCTATAAGACAAATCACCCAACGAGTAAAGAGAAAACTCATAGGCTGCTTGTACTAACGGGAAAGTACCTAGGTTGTCCAGTCTCTAAAGGAATAGAAATGTTATCCAATACCCTATTAAAGTCATTTTCAAtctttgagaagaaaaaaaaattattcttaaTCCATAGTTGATGCAAATTGATAAACACAGTACTCCCATCTGTACCAGTGAGGCTTGACGGATTCCAATACCCATGAAGACATTGGAAAAGGAAGCCTAAGTGAGAAGCATACCTCAAAGAGGACACCTCTCACATTTGATAACTGAGAACAAAGGTTCACCTGTAGTGCCACCCTATAATAGAACTGACTGCAAATCTTTGGGAGACAAGTCACCGAAGAAATGCTGAATGAAGTTAGTCAAAATAAGAtctttattattaaaaaaattatgtttgaTGAATGACGAAGGAGAAACAATTTCTTGTCAGCTTCCTTACTACAATTCCCAAATGCAGATTAAAAACCACTCCATTGTTGTCACTGACTCTAGGGTTCAGTCTGGTTAGAGACTTGGTGCAGAGCCTGCACCACAACCTGTTTTCTCTGCATCAAAAGCATAGTAGACAGCTATATACATCAACGTCTTTGGCGTTTCTAAGTTAacaaagtaattaattaaaccACATTGCTAACTGTAATAGCATTGTTTTAATCAATTTAAATGCAAAAATTCAGGTTGGGGTTTTTTGAGCAATTAACACAAAAAAGTAGAACCAACAGAAAACATCACTGGAACAGAAaattgtgagaaaaaaaaaaaaaaccttttatAACTGCAACATGggttatttaaataaataaaaaataaatagataaaaccaCCATTAAAGCTAGCTGACCAAGTATCAAGACACTGACAATTTTGAAAACTATGACTTCTCAGTACATATTAAATGAAACCATCAGCCACAACCACCACCCTCAGTAGTCAGtacatatttaaaaaaatatagacCATCTTAAAGACCCTCAGGAATTCCAAACAGAACGTCTAGGATCACTCACCTGTTGATGATGCAATTCCTGAAAGGCTCCCACAAGCAAGACTAACCAGCACAGTAGAATCATCAGGCCTAATGTAAagacacaaaattaaaattatcGTGTTAGGCCTGAAAATAGGATGCATAGAATGACAATTAAAGGGCATGAAGACCCTAAAATTGCGGAGTCCATAAAGAAAAGTAATCACCTGTTTGCCTGCCAATAAGATCTTAATGTCTCATATACTGTAAAACTGATAGCTATACTGGGCCCAACACCCTGCATTATATACAGTCCAGGAGTCAGCAGCACATCAAGAAGAAATTTTAAGCATAAATGAAGTTAACAATAATAATAGGAGCATACCAAGAGGGTTGCTCCAAGTCCTTTATAGAGACCAAAGATACCCTCATCCCTGCTAATAGTTTGCAAAGCATGCCCAATGCCTCTGTAGTACATTACATTTGTCTGCAAAGTACAAACTAATTaggacaaaaacaaaatatacatGCAAAATAAATCAATCAATATTAAAGGCAATCGAGAGCACAATACAACAACCCCCAAAGGTTGAAAGTGTTGAAACTGAATAGAATATATGCATGTGTATTGCTGATACAAACTCTGCCTTGGATAGCAAACTTTCGGGTAggttttaaaaaagaaaatgataactCAAGGATTAACTTGCGTAGACATGCCAAGAACAAATTGAGAGGACTTGCAATATATGCAGTAGATATGAAGAGCTTTAAGGCAATCATACCTACAGAAATGCCCAAAGGTTCAGATGGTTGAAACTGAATTGAATAGTTGCATGTGTGGTAATTGATTCAAATCTACCTCCAGACCGCAAAGTTTCAGATAGATTTTAACAAAGAAAAGATAACTCATAGATCAACTTTCAAAGACATGCAGCATGCTGCATAGCATTCCCAAGCATGTCAAATCAAGTAAAATCtagtaaaagaaaacaaagattgCCTCCCAACCATCTGATCTTACCTGAGCTGCAAGGCGTGTCCTTACAAGATCCAAAGGATATGTGGCTGTTGCAGCTGTTATTCCTGCCAAACCTCCACCCACAAAATGTACACAAATGTCTGTACTCATGTTATCCCTGGAATTTTCCAGTCCCGGAACTGTATGCAGAATCTGTACCACATAAAATCCAATGAACTAAATGCCAAGATATAATAATCAAC
Protein-coding regions in this window:
- the LOC133715215 gene encoding uncharacterized protein LOC133715215, with product MQTEARVGVVVEGGGAQRALHAGHGGGVAAVAQSLPQPQPKSKSLQQSQIGTVSQLLAGGVAGALAKTCTAPLARLTILFQIQGMHSDVATMRKASLWREASRIAGEEGFRAFWKGNLVTIAHRLPYSSVNFYSYEQYKKILHTVPGLENSRDNMSTDICVHFVGGGLAGITAATATYPLDLVRTRLAAQTNVMYYRGIGHALQTISRDEGIFGLYKGLGATLLGVGPSIAISFTVYETLRSYWQANRPDDSTVLVSLACGSLSGIASSTATFPLDLVRRRKQLEGAGGRARVYTTGLFGTFKHIFRTEGLRGLYRGILPEYYKVVPGVGICFMTYETLKMLLADVSATI